The following are from one region of the Amia ocellicauda isolate fAmiCal2 chromosome 1, fAmiCal2.hap1, whole genome shotgun sequence genome:
- the LOC136759147 gene encoding centrosomal protein of 85 kDa-like, whose protein sequence is MNNAVGLVLCCRQKQQIIYLHEKIRENELRVQQVIQSQRGGCDDPYRLKLKESQYEKSPLQAQFSERSDALCCEDGELQQACAELQVIKMEEKLKTRDKYISSLKKKCQRESEQNQEKRQRIETLEKYLADLPSLEDVQSQEQELAIVQERARGLQERVGELEKSLGQSRVLVQEKEALIESQRKKEKELVGSVQSLQHKVEQCLEDGVRLSMLDMKRLECDNTRLQEQHSQSTKVSHPLL, encoded by the exons TGCTGTGGGGCTTGTGCTGTGTTGCAGGCAGAAGCAGCAGATCATTTATTTGCATGAGAAGATCAGAGAAAATGAGCTGAGGGTCCAACAAGTCATCCAGAGTCAGCGTGGGGGCTGTGACGACCCCTACCGCCTGAAATTGAAG gaaTCGCAGTACGAGAAGTCACCCTTGCAGGCACAGTTTTCGGAGAGATCAGATGCTCTCTGCTGTGAAGATGGAGAGCTGCAGCAGGCTTGCGCTGAGCTGCAGGTCATAAAAATGGAGGAGAag CTGAAAACAAGAGACAAGTACATCAGCAgcttaaagaaaaaatgtcaacgagaAAGCGAGCAAAACCAGGAAAAACGGCAGCGTATCGAGACACTGGAGAAATACCTCGCTGACCTGCCCTCCCTGGAGGATGTGCAGAGTCAGGAACAGGAG CTGGCCATTGTTCAGGAAAGGGCCAGAGGGCTGCAGGAGCGAGTCGGTGAGCTGGAGAAGAGCCTGGGCCAGAGCCGAGTCCTAGTCCAGGAGAAGGAGGCCCTGATTGAGTCCCAGaggaagaaggagaaggagctGGTTGGCTCTGTACAGAG CTTGCAGCACAAAGTGGAGCAGTGCCTTGAGGATGGCGTCAGGCTGTCCATGCTGGACATGAAACGGCTGGAATGTGACAACACGCGTCTCCAGGAGCAGCACAGCCAGAGCACCAAGGTATCCCACCCCCTCCTGTAG